From the genome of Chelonia mydas isolate rCheMyd1 chromosome 2, rCheMyd1.pri.v2, whole genome shotgun sequence, one region includes:
- the KRIT1 gene encoding krev interaction trapped protein 1, which produces MGNPENIGDAYVAVIRPKTTASLNSREYRAKSYEILLLEVPIEGQKKKRKKVLLETKLQGGSEITQSILDYVVETTKPISPANQGIKGKRVVLMKKFPLDGEKVGREASLFIVPTVVKDNTKYAYSPGCPVFYCLQDIMRVCSESSTHFATLTARMLIALDKWLDERHTQSHSIPALFRPSPLERIKTNVTNPAYAIEPGQTESSLHMGYTALEIKSKMLALEKADMCIYNPLFGSDLQYTNRVDKVVINPYFGLGAPDYSKIQIPKREKWQRSMSSVMEDKERQWVDDFPLHRSACEGDSELLSRLLDDNFSVNQLDSDHWAPIHYACWYGKVEATRMLLEKGKCNPNLLNGQLSSPLHFAAGGGHAEIVKILLNHLEIDRHITDQQGRSPLNVCEESKQNDWEETAKLLKEAINKPYEKVRIYRMDGSYRSVELKHGNNTTVQQIMEGMRLSQETQQYFTIWICSENLSLQLKPYHKPLQHVRDWPEILTELTNLDPQRETPQLFLRRDVRLPLEVEKKIEDPLAILILFDEARYNLLKGFYTSPDAKLITLASLLLQIVYGNYESKKHKQGFLNEENLKSIVPVTKLKSKAPHWTNRILHEYKSLSTSEGVSKEMHHLQRMFLQNCWEIPTYGAAFFTGQVFTKASSSSHKVIRVYVGVNVKGLHLLNMETKGLLISLKYGCFMWQLGDADTCFQIHSLENKMSFIVHTKQAGLVVKLLMKLNSQLMSTERNE; this is translated from the exons ATGGGAAACCCAGAAAACATAGGAGATGCATATGTTGCTGTGATTCGTCCAAAGACTACTGCTAGCCTGAATTCTCGGGAATATCGAGCTAAATCATATGAA atTTTGTTGCTTGAAGTTCCCATTGAAggacaaaagaaaaagagaaagaaagtttTGTTGGAAACTAAACTTCAGGGAGGCAGTGAGATAACCCAGAGCATCTTGGATTATGTAGTAGAAACCACCAAACCAATTTCACCAGCTAATCAAGGTATCAAAG GAAAGCGAGTAGTGTTAATGAAGAAATTTCCTCTTGATGGAGAGAAGGTGGGCAGGGAAGCCTCTCTTTTCATTGTTCCAACCGTTGTCAAAG aTAATACAAAATACGCATACAGTCCTGGATGCCCAGTTTTCTACTGCTTACAGGACATCATGAGGGTCTGCAGCGAATCCAGCACTCATTTTGCTACACTCACTGCTAGAATGTTAATAGCCTTGGATAA GTGGTTAGATGAACGACATACACAATCTCATTCCATCCCAGCTTTATTCAGACCATCTCCTCTTGAGAGGATTAAAACTAATGTCACAAACCCTGCATATGCTATTGAACCTGGGCAGACGGAGAGCTCTCTACACATGGGGTATACTGCATTAGAAATAAAGAGCAAAATGTTGGCGCTGGAGAAAGCAGATATGTGTATCTACAACCCTTTGTTTGGGTCAGATCTTCAGTATACCAACAGG GTTGATAAAGTGGTTATAAATCCATATTTTGGTCTTGGAGCTCCAGACTATTCAAAGATTCAGATTCCAAAACGAGAAAAGTGGCAACGCAGCATGAGCAGTGTCATGGAAGACAA AGAGCGCCAGTGGGTAGATGATTTCCCTCTTCATCGCAGTGCTTGTGAAGGAGACTCCGAATTACTGAGTCGCCTTCTAGATGACAACTTTTCAGTCAACCAGTTAGACAGTGACCATTGGGCACCTATCCATTATGCGTGCTG GTATGGAAAAGTTGAAGCCACTCGAATGTTGCTGGAGAAAGGGAAATGTAATCCAAACCTACTGAATGGACAACTTAGCTCTCCTCTTCATTTTGCTGCTGGAGGAGGACATGCTGAAATTGTGAAAATTCTTCTAAACCATCTGGAAATTGACAGA CACATTACTGATCAACAAGGAAGATCTCCATTGAATGTCTGCGAAGAGAGCAAACAAAATGATTGGGAAGAAACAGCAAAACTGCTGAAGGAAGCCATAAATAAACCT TATGAAAAGGTACGGATTTATCGAATGGATGGGTCATATCGTTCTGTTGAGTTGAAACATGGAAACAATACTACTGTACAGCAGATAATGGAAGGAATGCGTCTGTCTCAAGAAACACAGCAGTACTTCACTATTTGGATTTGTTCTGAGAACCTTA GCCTCCAGCTGAAGCCATATCACAAACCTTTGCAGCATGTTCGTGACTGGCCTGAAATACTCACTGAACTGACAAACTTGGATCCTCAAAGGGAAACTCCACAGCTTTTCCTGAGGAGGGACGTGAGACTTCCTTTGGAGGTTGAAAAAAAG aTTGAGGATCCACTGGCTATTCTTATCCTGTTTGACGAAGCCAGATATAATTTGCTGAAAGGCTTCTATACTTCACCTGATGCCAAACTGATCACACTGGCAAGTCTGCTTCTACAAATAGTCTATGGAAATTATGAGAGTAAGAAACACAAACAAGGTTTCCTAAA TGAAGAAAATCTTAAATCTATAGTACCCGTCACCAAACTAAAAAGTAAGGCTCCTCACTGGACCAATAGGATACTTCATGAATACAAG AGTCTCAGCACTAGTGAAGGTGTAAGTAAAGAGATGCATCACCTGCAACGAATGTTCTTGCAGAATTGCTGGGAAATTCCTACCTATGGAGCTGCTTTTTTCACAGGACAGGTATTCACCAAGGCGAGTTCAAGCAGTCATAAAGTCATCAGAGTGTATGTAGGAGTAAACGTAAAAGGACTGCATCTCCTCAATATGGAAACCAAG GGTTTGCTCATCAGTCTAAAGTATGGTTGCTTTATGTGGCAGTTAGGAGATGCAGATACGTGTTTTCAAATCCATAGTCTGGAAAACAAAATGAGCTTCATAGTGCATACCAAACAG GCAGGTCTTGTCGTAAAACTGCTGATGAAATTAAACAGCCAGTTAATGTCTACTGAACGAAATGAATGA